Proteins from a genomic interval of Plasmodium malariae genome assembly, contig: PmUG01_00_9, whole genome shotgun sequence:
- the PmUG01_00025300 gene encoding Plasmodium exported protein, unknown function — protein sequence MIKYFNSIIFIKIFIFTLLFWMIRYNNDLNSCNGLLDENYKLDRDLYLTTNRQLAHHSVNRNFNGRYNNVLDEEHISKNRKDILLQNKESKGSELKREEWHKVHKSSNSSLSSRADVFCEKTIFSILHSIDKIKNNDEMNNWEKSKAINRKKIKILLIPAILFLLVSLAYSKLGLKFKETTGIGNTYYYLLTIIFLGFALAIYLSVVLGFIYTCRKIKKYRTINKYK from the exons atgataaaatatttcaattccatcatttttattaaaatctttatttttactcttttattttggaTGATTCGTTATAATAATGATTtg aaTAGCTGCAATGGATTATTGGATGAGAACTATAAGTTAGATAGAGATTTATACTTAACAACTAATCGACAGTTAGCACATCATTCAGTGAATAGAAATTTTAATGGACGATATAATAATGTGCTAGATGAAGAACATATAtctaaaaatagaaaagacatattattacaaaacaAAGAATCAAAAGGAAGTGaattaaaaagagaagaatGGCATAAAGTGCATAAAAGTAGTAATTCTTCGTTATCTAGTAGAGCAGATGTATTTTGTGAAAAAACAATATTCAGCATATTACATTCCATtgacaaaataaagaataacgATGAAATGAACAATTGGGAAAAGAGTAAAGCCATAAATAgaaagaagataaaaatattattaattcctgccattttatttttattggtATCATTAGCATATTCAAAATTAGGGCTTAAGTTTAAGGAAACAACTGGTATAGGAAATACgtattattatcttttgactataatttttttaggtTTTGCATTAGCGATATACTTATCTGTTGTATTAGGCTTTATTTATACctgtagaaaaattaaaaaatatagaactataaataaatataagtaa
- the PmUG01_00025600 gene encoding fam-l protein produces the protein MEEKIKSLSFNKIVTFILLSWISHFVIYMSKYNKSLYKCYNSSRILYITNCRLLAKYKEDKNPNIVCLKEELPNGVNNKKDIYINESLDARKKKQSNCSSSSNTRDHKAVMKNKSCIFETNKYSYLEKKIFKELDYVHFLKNNKTISDKLYKKIIGKRRSLKISFPLILFLLLFIAFIVECFSGYGASNGIYILLFTCIGQPNIKTFRESWFGKLLEDIFKTVVDNNGTGRIIFLRNICFGVLYMLLFIILGTVFISVVIYYHKKVNKYNKIKFRKR, from the exons ATggaggaaaaaattaagtcactgtcatttaataaaattgttacttttattcttttaagtTGGATAAGtcattttgtaatttatatg agtaaatataacaaatcaTTGTATAAATGCTACAATAGTAgtagaatattatatataacaaattgtCGTTTACTGGCAAAATATAAGGAGGATAAGAATCCAAATATTGTTTGTTTAAAAGAAGAGTTACCAAATGGCGTGAAcaataaaaaggatatatatataaatgaaagcCTGGAcgcaagaaaaaaaaaacaatcaAATTGTAGTTCATCAAGTAATACAAGAGACCATAAAGCagttatgaaaaataaatcttgtatatttgaaacCAACAAATATTCctatttggaaaaaaaaatattcaaagaacttgattatgtgcattttcttaaaaacaataaaacaataagTGATAAgctttacaaaaaaataataggtAAAAGACGCTCATTAAAGATCTCTTTTCCTTTGATATTGTTCTTGCTTTTATTCATTGCATTCATAGTAGAATGTTTTTCTGGGTATGGAGCTTCAAATgggatatatattttattgtttacgTGCATTGGTCAGCCGAACATAAAAACTTTTAGAGAAAGTTGGTTCGGTAAACTTTTAGAAGACATATTTAAAACTGTTGTAGATAATAATGGTACAGgaagaataatttttcttagaaatatatgttttggtgtattatatatgttacttttcattatattaggTACAGTATTTATATCAGTGGTTatttattaccataaaaaagttaacaaatataataaaattaagtttaggaaaagataa
- the PmUG01_00025400 gene encoding Plasmodium exported protein, unknown function, translating into MMIQANKFFFFIKICAFSFLIWTYQNLYKKNTYGISYIKKIDLSNSLYVRVDRLLNEERGLHSPNGSIPLEKMSQKNFKVSSDTSNNNDNYEGRHRKLEGKSSKKEKNVSPSIIKPKKELDDTYNVKMVKALDNEYKEVNNLKCEFAQKFLRRILVITPVILSSIAALVVLMLTKDNILTGLSATLSLSIFVSIFILTVLVTYCKLLKNMYKGNNK; encoded by the exons ATGATGATACAAGCTAAcaaattctttttcttcattaaaaTCTGcgcattttcctttttaatatgGACATATCAGAATTTATATAAG aaaaatacatatggaatatcatatattaagaaaattgaTCTAAGTAATTCATTATATGTAAGAGTAGACAGattattaaatgaagaaagaGGTTTACATTCCCCCAATGGAAGCATACCTTTAGAAAAAATGTCTCAAAAAAACTTTAAAGTGTCATCTGATAcatcaaataataatgataactATGAAGGACGGCATAGAAAATTAGAAGGAAAATCttcaaaaaaggaaaaaaacgTATCACCATCCATTATTAAACCTAAAAAAGAATTAGATGATACATATAATGTTAAAATGGTAAAAGCACTTGATAATGAATACAAAGAAGTAAATAACCTTAAATGTGAATTTGCACAAAAATTTCTAAGGCGTATTCTTGTTATTACTCCAGTTATATTGTCCAGTATTGCTGCATTGGTGGTATTAATGTTAACAAAGGATAATATTCTAACAGGCCTTTCTGCCACATTATCCCTTTCAATATTTGtttcaatatttattttaacagtATTAGTTACTTACTGtaaattattgaaaaatatgtacaagggtaataataagtaa